One genomic segment of Desulfocapsa sulfexigens DSM 10523 includes these proteins:
- a CDS encoding translation initiation factor Sui1 produces the protein MARKSSKSNSGLVYSTESGTMCPGCNKQQKKCACKQTQAIPKDGIVRLMRETKGRKGKGVTLINGLPLAPVELKKFAKLLKQKCGSGGSVKNGVVEIQGDHRDTLEKELASRGYTVKRAGG, from the coding sequence ATGGCAAGGAAATCCTCAAAAAGCAATTCCGGTCTTGTGTACTCTACTGAATCCGGCACCATGTGTCCCGGATGCAATAAACAGCAGAAGAAGTGTGCGTGTAAGCAAACACAGGCCATCCCAAAAGATGGTATTGTCAGGCTGATGCGGGAAACCAAGGGGCGTAAAGGAAAAGGGGTTACCCTTATTAATGGTCTGCCGCTTGCCCCTGTGGAGCTGAAGAAATTTGCAAAACTGCTAAAACAGAAATGCGGCAGTGGCGGCAGTGTCAAAAATGGAGTCGTCGAAATCCAGGGCGATCACAGGGACACGTTGGAGAAAGAATTAGCGTCACGTGGTTATACAGTAAAACGGGCTGGTGGTTGA
- a CDS encoding NAD(P)/FAD-dependent oxidoreductase, protein MRYNWQYRNEERRSIALELVINNIQIPVEKDGMDEYLRLAGQRMGLAPEEITVTKILSKALDLRSQEQFYYKMSLVVSTDDKYPNGQKFSPYIHAETAEKKTAQMEERPIIVGFGPAGMFAALELISHGLKPLIFERGKKIEERSVDVERFIKERKLNPESNIQFGEGGAGSYSDGKLFSRRNNNTSTVNRVLKTFVKFGAPPEIEYISKPHLGTDVLCEIVRNIRLHVLERGGDIYYGSRMTDILITGGRARGIVINGEQEFLSSHIFIALGHSARDTVEMMHTRGVAMEQRQISVGVRIEHPVQTINLMRYGKKYNGFPGLGAATYSLNHTNRKIRRGVYTFCMCPGGEVVNASSSEEMLVLNGMSYSDRASNFSNGALVVSCHPSDYKSDSPLAGFSFQKDIEQKAFQAGGGNWSVPAQNLMDFLGEKGSTGVQENSYKMGAVPADMRELFPEFVISELLVAFHKWRGEIPLFISHHAILLGAETRTSSPVRICRNEQFESVNTKNLYPIGEGAGYTGGITSSAADAIKAVEAQLL, encoded by the coding sequence ATGCGGTACAACTGGCAGTACAGGAATGAAGAGAGGAGAAGCATTGCTTTGGAGCTGGTAATCAATAACATCCAGATCCCCGTCGAAAAAGACGGGATGGATGAATACCTGCGCCTTGCAGGGCAGAGGATGGGACTGGCTCCTGAAGAAATTACGGTTACAAAAATCCTCAGTAAGGCCCTTGATCTGCGCAGTCAGGAGCAGTTTTATTATAAAATGTCACTGGTCGTCAGTACCGATGACAAGTATCCCAACGGGCAGAAGTTCAGTCCCTATATACACGCTGAAACTGCAGAAAAAAAGACCGCGCAGATGGAGGAACGGCCAATTATAGTAGGATTTGGGCCTGCGGGTATGTTTGCAGCTCTTGAACTTATTTCTCATGGTCTTAAACCCTTAATTTTTGAACGGGGCAAAAAAATAGAAGAGCGCTCTGTTGATGTGGAGCGCTTTATCAAAGAGCGGAAGCTCAATCCCGAATCAAATATTCAATTTGGTGAAGGGGGGGCTGGCTCCTATTCGGACGGGAAGCTGTTTTCAAGAAGGAATAATAATACTTCCACCGTCAATCGGGTTCTGAAAACCTTTGTCAAATTCGGTGCCCCACCGGAAATTGAGTACATCAGCAAACCCCACCTGGGAACGGATGTGCTGTGTGAGATAGTGCGCAATATCCGCCTCCATGTTCTCGAGCGAGGTGGTGACATATATTACGGTTCCAGAATGACTGATATCCTGATCACAGGAGGCAGGGCAAGAGGGATTGTCATTAATGGTGAGCAAGAGTTTCTTTCTTCACATATCTTTATTGCGCTTGGTCACTCTGCACGTGATACCGTCGAGATGATGCATACAAGAGGCGTTGCCATGGAACAGCGGCAGATTTCCGTTGGGGTGAGAATTGAGCATCCAGTGCAGACCATAAATCTGATGCGTTATGGCAAGAAGTATAATGGTTTTCCCGGACTCGGCGCTGCCACCTATTCTCTGAATCATACCAATCGAAAAATTCGTCGTGGGGTCTATACATTCTGCATGTGTCCCGGGGGAGAGGTGGTGAACGCCTCCTCAAGTGAGGAGATGCTGGTGCTCAACGGAATGAGCTATTCGGACAGGGCATCGAATTTTTCAAATGGTGCACTGGTTGTCAGTTGTCACCCCAGTGACTATAAGTCAGACAGTCCCCTGGCAGGCTTTTCCTTCCAGAAGGATATTGAGCAGAAGGCCTTTCAGGCAGGTGGCGGAAACTGGTCTGTTCCCGCCCAGAATCTGATGGATTTTCTAGGTGAAAAAGGCTCGACGGGTGTGCAGGAGAACTCTTATAAGATGGGTGCAGTTCCTGCTGATATGAGAGAGCTCTTCCCGGAGTTTGTGATCTCGGAGCTGCTTGTTGCATTTCACAAATGGAGGGGAGAAATACCTCTTTTTATATCTCACCATGCGATACTGCTGGGGGCTGAAACACGAACCTCTTCACCCGTTCGGATATGCCGCAATGAGCAGTTTGAGTCAGTCAATACGAAAAACCTCTACCCAATAGGGGAAGGCGCGGGGTATACCGGTGGTATCACCAGCTCTGCGGCAGATGCAATAAAGGCTGTGGAGGCACAGCTGTTGTAG